In Strigops habroptila isolate Jane chromosome 6, bStrHab1.2.pri, whole genome shotgun sequence, a single genomic region encodes these proteins:
- the PELI1 gene encoding E3 ubiquitin-protein ligase pellino homolog 1 isoform X1, which produces MLFHSGRIQIAGRMKNLKNEDTLAPNYSSKNPHHPRNNEQSVPQLLIRDLKFEKKSLAKLMFSPDQENHPSKAPVKYGELIVLGYNGSLPNGDRGRRKSRFALFKRPKANGVKPSTVHIACTPQAAKAISNKDQHSISYTLSRAQTVVVEYTHDSNTDMFQIGRSTESPIDFVVTDTVPGSQSNSDTQSVQSTISRFACRIICERNPPFTARIYAAGFDSSKNIFLGEKAAKWKTSDGQMDGLTTNGVLVMHPRNGFTEDSKPGVWREISVCGNVFSLRETRSAQQRGKMVENETNQLQDGSLIDLCGATLLWRTAEGLSRTPTVKHLEALRQEINAARPQCPVGFNTLAFPSMKRKDVVDEKQPWVYLNCGHVHGYHNWGNKEERDGKDRECPMCRSVGPYVPLWLGCEAGFYVDAGPPTHAFSPCGHVCSEKTTAYWSQIPLPHGTHTFHAACPFCAHQLAGEQGYIRLIFQGPLD; this is translated from the exons aatgaagaatttaaagaatGAAGACACCTTGGCCCCAAACTACAGCAGTAAGAACCCTCACCATCCCA gAAATAATGAACAAAGTGTGCCACAACTCTTGATCAGAGACCTGAAATTTGAGAAGAAATCATTAGCTAAGCTCATGTTTTCTCCTGATCAAGAAAATCATCCTTCAAAAGCACCAGTAAAATATGGTGAATTGATTGTATTAGG GTACAATGGGTCTCTCCCAAATGGAGatagaggaagaagaaaaagtaggtttgctttatttaaaaggcCCAAGGCAAATGGGGTGAAACCTAGCACTGTGCATATTGCCTGTACCCCTCAAGCAGCAAAG GCAATAAGTAATAAGGACCAACACAGCATATCTTACACTTTGTCTCGGGCCCAGACAGTAGTAGTTGAATACACACATGACAGCAACACAGATATGTTCCAG ATCGGTCGGTCAACGGAAAGCCCTATAGACTTTGTAGTGACAGATACAGTTCCTGGAAGTCAGAGTAACTCAGATACGCAGTCCGTGCAGAGCACTATATCAAGGTTTGCCTGCAGAATCATCTGTGAACGTAACCCTCCTTTTACAGCAAGAATATATGCTGCAGGATTTGACTCCtcaaaaaacatctttcttggG GAGAAAGCTGCAAAGTGGAAGACATCAGATGGGCAAATGGATGGACTAACCACAAATGGAGTTCTTGTTATGCATCCTCGTAATGGATTTACAGAAGACTCCAAGCCAGGGGTGTGGAGAGAGATATCTGTGTGTGGGAATGTGTTCAGCCTCCGTGAAACCAGATCAGctcagcagaggggaaaaatg GTTGAGAATGAAACGAACCAACTCCAGGATGGCTCTCTCATTGACCTGTGTGGAGCAACACTGCTGTGGCGCACTGCAGAAGGGCTTTCACGCACTCCTACCGTCAAGCACCTGGAGGCCCTAAGACAGGAGATAAATGCAGCCAGGCCCCAGTGTCCCGTGGGGTTTAACACCTTGGCGTTTCCCAGCATGAAGAGAAAAGATGTTGTAGACGAAAAGCAGCCGTGGGTGTACCTGAACTGTGGCCACGTCCACGGCTATCACAACTGGGGAAACAAAGAGGAGAGAGACGGCAAGGATCGCGAGTGTCCCATGTGCCGCTCGGTGGGCCCCTACGTGCCTCTGTGGCTTGGATGTGAGGCGGGGTTTTATGTGGATGCAGGACCTCCAACTCATGCGTTCAGCCCGTGTGGACATGTGTGCTCAGAAAAGACAACTGCATATTGGTCCCAAATTCCTCTTCCTCACGGTACTCACACTTTTCATGCAGCCTGTCCGTTCTGTGCGCATCAGCTGGCTGGTGAGCAAGGCTACATCAGACTCATTTTCCAAGGACCTCTTGACTAA
- the PELI1 gene encoding E3 ubiquitin-protein ligase pellino homolog 1 isoform X2, protein MKNLKNEDTLAPNYSSKNPHHPRNNEQSVPQLLIRDLKFEKKSLAKLMFSPDQENHPSKAPVKYGELIVLGYNGSLPNGDRGRRKSRFALFKRPKANGVKPSTVHIACTPQAAKAISNKDQHSISYTLSRAQTVVVEYTHDSNTDMFQIGRSTESPIDFVVTDTVPGSQSNSDTQSVQSTISRFACRIICERNPPFTARIYAAGFDSSKNIFLGEKAAKWKTSDGQMDGLTTNGVLVMHPRNGFTEDSKPGVWREISVCGNVFSLRETRSAQQRGKMVENETNQLQDGSLIDLCGATLLWRTAEGLSRTPTVKHLEALRQEINAARPQCPVGFNTLAFPSMKRKDVVDEKQPWVYLNCGHVHGYHNWGNKEERDGKDRECPMCRSVGPYVPLWLGCEAGFYVDAGPPTHAFSPCGHVCSEKTTAYWSQIPLPHGTHTFHAACPFCAHQLAGEQGYIRLIFQGPLD, encoded by the exons atgaagaatttaaagaatGAAGACACCTTGGCCCCAAACTACAGCAGTAAGAACCCTCACCATCCCA gAAATAATGAACAAAGTGTGCCACAACTCTTGATCAGAGACCTGAAATTTGAGAAGAAATCATTAGCTAAGCTCATGTTTTCTCCTGATCAAGAAAATCATCCTTCAAAAGCACCAGTAAAATATGGTGAATTGATTGTATTAGG GTACAATGGGTCTCTCCCAAATGGAGatagaggaagaagaaaaagtaggtttgctttatttaaaaggcCCAAGGCAAATGGGGTGAAACCTAGCACTGTGCATATTGCCTGTACCCCTCAAGCAGCAAAG GCAATAAGTAATAAGGACCAACACAGCATATCTTACACTTTGTCTCGGGCCCAGACAGTAGTAGTTGAATACACACATGACAGCAACACAGATATGTTCCAG ATCGGTCGGTCAACGGAAAGCCCTATAGACTTTGTAGTGACAGATACAGTTCCTGGAAGTCAGAGTAACTCAGATACGCAGTCCGTGCAGAGCACTATATCAAGGTTTGCCTGCAGAATCATCTGTGAACGTAACCCTCCTTTTACAGCAAGAATATATGCTGCAGGATTTGACTCCtcaaaaaacatctttcttggG GAGAAAGCTGCAAAGTGGAAGACATCAGATGGGCAAATGGATGGACTAACCACAAATGGAGTTCTTGTTATGCATCCTCGTAATGGATTTACAGAAGACTCCAAGCCAGGGGTGTGGAGAGAGATATCTGTGTGTGGGAATGTGTTCAGCCTCCGTGAAACCAGATCAGctcagcagaggggaaaaatg GTTGAGAATGAAACGAACCAACTCCAGGATGGCTCTCTCATTGACCTGTGTGGAGCAACACTGCTGTGGCGCACTGCAGAAGGGCTTTCACGCACTCCTACCGTCAAGCACCTGGAGGCCCTAAGACAGGAGATAAATGCAGCCAGGCCCCAGTGTCCCGTGGGGTTTAACACCTTGGCGTTTCCCAGCATGAAGAGAAAAGATGTTGTAGACGAAAAGCAGCCGTGGGTGTACCTGAACTGTGGCCACGTCCACGGCTATCACAACTGGGGAAACAAAGAGGAGAGAGACGGCAAGGATCGCGAGTGTCCCATGTGCCGCTCGGTGGGCCCCTACGTGCCTCTGTGGCTTGGATGTGAGGCGGGGTTTTATGTGGATGCAGGACCTCCAACTCATGCGTTCAGCCCGTGTGGACATGTGTGCTCAGAAAAGACAACTGCATATTGGTCCCAAATTCCTCTTCCTCACGGTACTCACACTTTTCATGCAGCCTGTCCGTTCTGTGCGCATCAGCTGGCTGGTGAGCAAGGCTACATCAGACTCATTTTCCAAGGACCTCTTGACTAA
- the PELI1 gene encoding E3 ubiquitin-protein ligase pellino homolog 1 isoform X3: protein MYRKSKWKCGYNLTVLGHGNNEQSVPQLLIRDLKFEKKSLAKLMFSPDQENHPSKAPVKYGELIVLGYNGSLPNGDRGRRKSRFALFKRPKANGVKPSTVHIACTPQAAKAISNKDQHSISYTLSRAQTVVVEYTHDSNTDMFQIGRSTESPIDFVVTDTVPGSQSNSDTQSVQSTISRFACRIICERNPPFTARIYAAGFDSSKNIFLGEKAAKWKTSDGQMDGLTTNGVLVMHPRNGFTEDSKPGVWREISVCGNVFSLRETRSAQQRGKMVENETNQLQDGSLIDLCGATLLWRTAEGLSRTPTVKHLEALRQEINAARPQCPVGFNTLAFPSMKRKDVVDEKQPWVYLNCGHVHGYHNWGNKEERDGKDRECPMCRSVGPYVPLWLGCEAGFYVDAGPPTHAFSPCGHVCSEKTTAYWSQIPLPHGTHTFHAACPFCAHQLAGEQGYIRLIFQGPLD, encoded by the exons gAAATAATGAACAAAGTGTGCCACAACTCTTGATCAGAGACCTGAAATTTGAGAAGAAATCATTAGCTAAGCTCATGTTTTCTCCTGATCAAGAAAATCATCCTTCAAAAGCACCAGTAAAATATGGTGAATTGATTGTATTAGG GTACAATGGGTCTCTCCCAAATGGAGatagaggaagaagaaaaagtaggtttgctttatttaaaaggcCCAAGGCAAATGGGGTGAAACCTAGCACTGTGCATATTGCCTGTACCCCTCAAGCAGCAAAG GCAATAAGTAATAAGGACCAACACAGCATATCTTACACTTTGTCTCGGGCCCAGACAGTAGTAGTTGAATACACACATGACAGCAACACAGATATGTTCCAG ATCGGTCGGTCAACGGAAAGCCCTATAGACTTTGTAGTGACAGATACAGTTCCTGGAAGTCAGAGTAACTCAGATACGCAGTCCGTGCAGAGCACTATATCAAGGTTTGCCTGCAGAATCATCTGTGAACGTAACCCTCCTTTTACAGCAAGAATATATGCTGCAGGATTTGACTCCtcaaaaaacatctttcttggG GAGAAAGCTGCAAAGTGGAAGACATCAGATGGGCAAATGGATGGACTAACCACAAATGGAGTTCTTGTTATGCATCCTCGTAATGGATTTACAGAAGACTCCAAGCCAGGGGTGTGGAGAGAGATATCTGTGTGTGGGAATGTGTTCAGCCTCCGTGAAACCAGATCAGctcagcagaggggaaaaatg GTTGAGAATGAAACGAACCAACTCCAGGATGGCTCTCTCATTGACCTGTGTGGAGCAACACTGCTGTGGCGCACTGCAGAAGGGCTTTCACGCACTCCTACCGTCAAGCACCTGGAGGCCCTAAGACAGGAGATAAATGCAGCCAGGCCCCAGTGTCCCGTGGGGTTTAACACCTTGGCGTTTCCCAGCATGAAGAGAAAAGATGTTGTAGACGAAAAGCAGCCGTGGGTGTACCTGAACTGTGGCCACGTCCACGGCTATCACAACTGGGGAAACAAAGAGGAGAGAGACGGCAAGGATCGCGAGTGTCCCATGTGCCGCTCGGTGGGCCCCTACGTGCCTCTGTGGCTTGGATGTGAGGCGGGGTTTTATGTGGATGCAGGACCTCCAACTCATGCGTTCAGCCCGTGTGGACATGTGTGCTCAGAAAAGACAACTGCATATTGGTCCCAAATTCCTCTTCCTCACGGTACTCACACTTTTCATGCAGCCTGTCCGTTCTGTGCGCATCAGCTGGCTGGTGAGCAAGGCTACATCAGACTCATTTTCCAAGGACCTCTTGACTAA
- the PELI1 gene encoding E3 ubiquitin-protein ligase pellino homolog 1 isoform X5, translating into MFSPDQENHPSKAPVKYGELIVLGYNGSLPNGDRGRRKSRFALFKRPKANGVKPSTVHIACTPQAAKAISNKDQHSISYTLSRAQTVVVEYTHDSNTDMFQIGRSTESPIDFVVTDTVPGSQSNSDTQSVQSTISRFACRIICERNPPFTARIYAAGFDSSKNIFLGEKAAKWKTSDGQMDGLTTNGVLVMHPRNGFTEDSKPGVWREISVCGNVFSLRETRSAQQRGKMVENETNQLQDGSLIDLCGATLLWRTAEGLSRTPTVKHLEALRQEINAARPQCPVGFNTLAFPSMKRKDVVDEKQPWVYLNCGHVHGYHNWGNKEERDGKDRECPMCRSVGPYVPLWLGCEAGFYVDAGPPTHAFSPCGHVCSEKTTAYWSQIPLPHGTHTFHAACPFCAHQLAGEQGYIRLIFQGPLD; encoded by the exons ATGTTTTCTCCTGATCAAGAAAATCATCCTTCAAAAGCACCAGTAAAATATGGTGAATTGATTGTATTAGG GTACAATGGGTCTCTCCCAAATGGAGatagaggaagaagaaaaagtaggtttgctttatttaaaaggcCCAAGGCAAATGGGGTGAAACCTAGCACTGTGCATATTGCCTGTACCCCTCAAGCAGCAAAG GCAATAAGTAATAAGGACCAACACAGCATATCTTACACTTTGTCTCGGGCCCAGACAGTAGTAGTTGAATACACACATGACAGCAACACAGATATGTTCCAG ATCGGTCGGTCAACGGAAAGCCCTATAGACTTTGTAGTGACAGATACAGTTCCTGGAAGTCAGAGTAACTCAGATACGCAGTCCGTGCAGAGCACTATATCAAGGTTTGCCTGCAGAATCATCTGTGAACGTAACCCTCCTTTTACAGCAAGAATATATGCTGCAGGATTTGACTCCtcaaaaaacatctttcttggG GAGAAAGCTGCAAAGTGGAAGACATCAGATGGGCAAATGGATGGACTAACCACAAATGGAGTTCTTGTTATGCATCCTCGTAATGGATTTACAGAAGACTCCAAGCCAGGGGTGTGGAGAGAGATATCTGTGTGTGGGAATGTGTTCAGCCTCCGTGAAACCAGATCAGctcagcagaggggaaaaatg GTTGAGAATGAAACGAACCAACTCCAGGATGGCTCTCTCATTGACCTGTGTGGAGCAACACTGCTGTGGCGCACTGCAGAAGGGCTTTCACGCACTCCTACCGTCAAGCACCTGGAGGCCCTAAGACAGGAGATAAATGCAGCCAGGCCCCAGTGTCCCGTGGGGTTTAACACCTTGGCGTTTCCCAGCATGAAGAGAAAAGATGTTGTAGACGAAAAGCAGCCGTGGGTGTACCTGAACTGTGGCCACGTCCACGGCTATCACAACTGGGGAAACAAAGAGGAGAGAGACGGCAAGGATCGCGAGTGTCCCATGTGCCGCTCGGTGGGCCCCTACGTGCCTCTGTGGCTTGGATGTGAGGCGGGGTTTTATGTGGATGCAGGACCTCCAACTCATGCGTTCAGCCCGTGTGGACATGTGTGCTCAGAAAAGACAACTGCATATTGGTCCCAAATTCCTCTTCCTCACGGTACTCACACTTTTCATGCAGCCTGTCCGTTCTGTGCGCATCAGCTGGCTGGTGAGCAAGGCTACATCAGACTCATTTTCCAAGGACCTCTTGACTAA
- the PELI1 gene encoding E3 ubiquitin-protein ligase pellino homolog 1 isoform X4, with the protein MLFHSGRIQIAGNNEQSVPQLLIRDLKFEKKSLAKLMFSPDQENHPSKAPVKYGELIVLGYNGSLPNGDRGRRKSRFALFKRPKANGVKPSTVHIACTPQAAKAISNKDQHSISYTLSRAQTVVVEYTHDSNTDMFQIGRSTESPIDFVVTDTVPGSQSNSDTQSVQSTISRFACRIICERNPPFTARIYAAGFDSSKNIFLGEKAAKWKTSDGQMDGLTTNGVLVMHPRNGFTEDSKPGVWREISVCGNVFSLRETRSAQQRGKMVENETNQLQDGSLIDLCGATLLWRTAEGLSRTPTVKHLEALRQEINAARPQCPVGFNTLAFPSMKRKDVVDEKQPWVYLNCGHVHGYHNWGNKEERDGKDRECPMCRSVGPYVPLWLGCEAGFYVDAGPPTHAFSPCGHVCSEKTTAYWSQIPLPHGTHTFHAACPFCAHQLAGEQGYIRLIFQGPLD; encoded by the exons gAAATAATGAACAAAGTGTGCCACAACTCTTGATCAGAGACCTGAAATTTGAGAAGAAATCATTAGCTAAGCTCATGTTTTCTCCTGATCAAGAAAATCATCCTTCAAAAGCACCAGTAAAATATGGTGAATTGATTGTATTAGG GTACAATGGGTCTCTCCCAAATGGAGatagaggaagaagaaaaagtaggtttgctttatttaaaaggcCCAAGGCAAATGGGGTGAAACCTAGCACTGTGCATATTGCCTGTACCCCTCAAGCAGCAAAG GCAATAAGTAATAAGGACCAACACAGCATATCTTACACTTTGTCTCGGGCCCAGACAGTAGTAGTTGAATACACACATGACAGCAACACAGATATGTTCCAG ATCGGTCGGTCAACGGAAAGCCCTATAGACTTTGTAGTGACAGATACAGTTCCTGGAAGTCAGAGTAACTCAGATACGCAGTCCGTGCAGAGCACTATATCAAGGTTTGCCTGCAGAATCATCTGTGAACGTAACCCTCCTTTTACAGCAAGAATATATGCTGCAGGATTTGACTCCtcaaaaaacatctttcttggG GAGAAAGCTGCAAAGTGGAAGACATCAGATGGGCAAATGGATGGACTAACCACAAATGGAGTTCTTGTTATGCATCCTCGTAATGGATTTACAGAAGACTCCAAGCCAGGGGTGTGGAGAGAGATATCTGTGTGTGGGAATGTGTTCAGCCTCCGTGAAACCAGATCAGctcagcagaggggaaaaatg GTTGAGAATGAAACGAACCAACTCCAGGATGGCTCTCTCATTGACCTGTGTGGAGCAACACTGCTGTGGCGCACTGCAGAAGGGCTTTCACGCACTCCTACCGTCAAGCACCTGGAGGCCCTAAGACAGGAGATAAATGCAGCCAGGCCCCAGTGTCCCGTGGGGTTTAACACCTTGGCGTTTCCCAGCATGAAGAGAAAAGATGTTGTAGACGAAAAGCAGCCGTGGGTGTACCTGAACTGTGGCCACGTCCACGGCTATCACAACTGGGGAAACAAAGAGGAGAGAGACGGCAAGGATCGCGAGTGTCCCATGTGCCGCTCGGTGGGCCCCTACGTGCCTCTGTGGCTTGGATGTGAGGCGGGGTTTTATGTGGATGCAGGACCTCCAACTCATGCGTTCAGCCCGTGTGGACATGTGTGCTCAGAAAAGACAACTGCATATTGGTCCCAAATTCCTCTTCCTCACGGTACTCACACTTTTCATGCAGCCTGTCCGTTCTGTGCGCATCAGCTGGCTGGTGAGCAAGGCTACATCAGACTCATTTTCCAAGGACCTCTTGACTAA